The following are encoded together in the Streptococcus oralis genome:
- a CDS encoding DUF4649 family protein yields MYRLTYQDNYHVERTLEYKDYEELMLSLSGCVTLPDTLLISSLTLNDKVIYQGLVGDLYRFLSQAHFSDKN; encoded by the coding sequence ATGTATCGACTTACCTATCAAGATAACTATCACGTAGAACGTACACTTGAATACAAGGATTACGAAGAGCTCATGTTATCTCTATCAGGCTGTGTGACCCTACCTGATACTCTCCTAATCAGCTCCTTAACGCTTAATGATAAGGTGATTTATCAAGGATTGGTTGGCGATCTCTACCGTTTTCTATCACAAGCTCATTTTTCAGATAAAAACTAA
- the radC gene encoding RadC family protein — protein sequence MYSISFQEDSLLPRERLVKEGVEALSNQELLAILLRTGTRQANVFEIAQKVLDSLNSLTDLKKMTLQELQSLSGIGRIKAIELQAVIELGHRIHKHETLEMESILSSQKLAKKMQQELGDKKQEHLVALYLNTQNQIIHQQTIFIGSATRSIAEPREILHYALKHMATSVILVRNHPSGAVSPSRNDDHVTKLVKEACELMGIVFLDHLIVSHSDYFSYREKTDLI from the coding sequence ATGTACAGTATTTCATTCCAAGAAGATTCACTCTTGCCTAGAGAAAGACTAGTTAAAGAAGGAGTAGAGGCTCTAAGCAATCAAGAGTTGTTAGCTATTTTGCTCAGAACGGGAACGCGTCAAGCTAATGTATTTGAAATTGCTCAGAAAGTCTTGGATAGTCTTAACAGTCTAACTGATTTAAAGAAAATGACCCTGCAGGAATTGCAGAGTCTGTCTGGTATTGGACGGATTAAGGCCATTGAACTACAAGCAGTGATTGAACTGGGACATCGCATTCACAAACATGAAACCCTTGAGATGGAAAGTATTCTCAGTAGTCAAAAACTAGCCAAGAAAATGCAACAGGAACTTGGCGACAAAAAACAAGAGCACCTAGTGGCGCTCTATCTCAATACTCAAAATCAAATCATCCATCAGCAAACTATTTTTATCGGATCTGCGACACGCAGCATTGCTGAACCACGGGAAATTCTTCACTATGCTTTGAAGCATATGGCAACCTCGGTGATTCTCGTTCGCAATCATCCATCTGGTGCTGTATCTCCTAGTCGAAACGACGACCATGTCACTAAGCTAGTCAAGGAAGCCTGCGAACTGATGGGGATCGTTTTCTTGGACCACCTGATTGTCTCGCACTCGGATTACTTTAGTTACCGTGAAAAGACGGATCTGATTTAG
- a CDS encoding CYTH domain-containing protein, with protein MKHLEIELKTLLKKEEYDHLKKQFSHIQPVLQKNYYIDTPDFQLREKKVAMRIRTFADWAELTLKVPQTVGNMEYNQKLTLPEAESYLEKPKLPQGLVLEKLSKIGIESHDWLVLGCLSTLRYEMKTEIGLMALDESQYFDQTDYELELEVTDHEKGKEDFQRFLDENQITYQKAPSKLIRFIKSMKKS; from the coding sequence ATGAAACATTTAGAAATAGAATTGAAAACACTTCTGAAAAAAGAGGAATATGATCATCTAAAAAAACAGTTTTCCCATATCCAACCCGTTCTTCAGAAGAACTACTACATTGACACACCAGATTTCCAATTGCGTGAAAAGAAGGTTGCCATGCGCATTCGCACTTTTGCAGATTGGGCGGAATTGACCTTAAAAGTGCCTCAAACTGTAGGAAATATGGAATACAACCAGAAACTAACTCTTCCAGAAGCTGAATCGTACCTAGAAAAACCAAAACTACCTCAGGGTCTCGTTCTAGAGAAGCTCTCTAAGATTGGCATCGAAAGCCATGACTGGCTTGTTCTAGGTTGCCTTTCCACCCTTCGTTATGAAATGAAAACTGAGATTGGCTTAATGGCCTTAGATGAAAGTCAATACTTTGACCAGACGGACTATGAACTCGAACTTGAAGTCACCGACCATGAAAAAGGGAAAGAAGATTTTCAGAGATTTTTAGATGAAAATCAGATAACCTATCAGAAAGCTCCTTCAAAATTAATTCGTTTTATTAAAAGCATGAAAAAAAGCTGA
- a CDS encoding DUF1831 domain-containing protein, giving the protein MAFEKTIKLQNCRYDYTLSPTVKKFTLKDNTFFETKVGNYELTRLLEKVPNSGEGFKLKIIINKDLTGAKLNITDKSGLRLVNIFKSEDHHIHQEKFYFLMDSLVERGIFTKEER; this is encoded by the coding sequence ATGGCATTCGAAAAAACCATTAAACTACAAAACTGCCGCTACGACTACACACTTAGCCCAACTGTCAAAAAGTTCACACTGAAAGACAATACTTTCTTTGAAACAAAAGTTGGAAACTACGAACTGACTCGTCTACTTGAAAAAGTACCCAACAGTGGTGAAGGTTTCAAGCTAAAAATCATCATCAACAAAGACCTTACAGGTGCTAAACTCAACATTACTGACAAGTCTGGCCTTCGTTTGGTTAATATCTTTAAATCAGAAGACCACCACATTCATCAGGAAAAATTCTACTTCCTCATGGACAGTTTAGTAGAACGCGGTATCTTCACTAAAGAAGAAAGATAA
- a CDS encoding redox-sensing transcriptional repressor Rex yields the protein MKDKQSAIPKATAKRLSLYYRIFKRFHAEKIERANSKQIAEAIGIDSATVRRDFSYFGELGRRGFGYDVKKLMNFFADLLNDNSITNVMLVGIGNMGHALLHYRFHERNKMKIIMGFDLDDHPEVGSQTPDGIPIYGISQIKEKIKEADVKTAILTVPSVQSQEVANLLVDAGIKGILSFSPVHLHLPKDVVVQYVDLTSELQTLLYFMRKED from the coding sequence GTGAAAGATAAACAGTCTGCTATTCCAAAAGCAACAGCAAAAAGACTCTCTCTTTACTATCGAATTTTCAAGAGATTTCATGCAGAAAAAATCGAACGTGCCAACTCCAAGCAAATTGCAGAGGCTATCGGTATCGATTCTGCGACCGTCCGTCGTGATTTTTCCTACTTTGGTGAACTAGGTCGTCGTGGTTTTGGTTACGATGTCAAAAAATTGATGAATTTTTTTGCTGATCTCCTAAATGATAACTCAATTACAAATGTTATGTTGGTTGGAATCGGAAATATGGGACATGCCCTTCTCCACTACCGCTTCCACGAGCGTAACAAGATGAAAATTATTATGGGCTTTGACCTAGATGACCATCCAGAAGTTGGAAGCCAGACACCTGATGGGATTCCAATCTATGGTATCTCACAGATTAAAGAAAAAATCAAAGAAGCAGATGTCAAAACTGCTATCCTAACAGTTCCAAGTGTTCAATCACAAGAAGTTGCCAATCTTTTGGTTGATGCAGGTATAAAAGGTATTCTCAGCTTTTCCCCTGTTCACCTTCACCTCCCAAAAGATGTGGTCGTTCAGTATGTCGATTTGACAAGCGAACTCCAAACTCTCCTCTATTTTATGCGTAAAGAGGATTAG
- the pcrA gene encoding DNA helicase PcrA, translating into MNALLNGMNDRQAEAVQTTEGPLLIMAGAGSGKTRVLTHRIAYLIDEKMVNPWNILAITFTNKAAREMKERAYSLNPATQDCLIATFHSMCVRILRRDADHIGYNRNFTIVDPGEQRTLMKRILKQLNLDPKKWNERTILGTISNAKNDLIDDVAYAAQAGDMYTQIVAQCYTAYQKELRQSESVDFDDLIMLTLRLFDQNPDVLTYYQQKFQYIHVDEYQDTNHAQYQLVKLLASRFKNICVVGDADQSIYGWRGADMQNILDFEKDYPNAKVVLLEENYRSTKTILQAANDVIKNNKNRRPKNLWTQNAVGEQIIYYRANDEQDEAVFVAKTIDELGRSQNFLHKDFAVLYRTNAQSRTIEEALLKSNIPYTMVGGTKFYSRKEIRDIIAYLNLIANLSDNISFERIINEPKRGIGPGTVEKIRDFANMQDMSMLDASANIMLSGIKGKAAQSIWDFANMILDLREKLDQLTITELVEAVLEKTGYIDILNSQATLESKARVENIEEFLSVTKNFDDNPDSQEEETGLDKLSRFLNDLALIADTDSGSQETSEVTLMTLHAAKGLEFPVVFIIGMEENVFPLSRAAEDPDELEEERRLAYVGITRAEKILYLTNANSRLLFGRTNYNRPTRFINEISSDLLEYQGLARPANTSFKASYSSGGIAFGQGMSLAQALQERKRNAAPSSIQSSGLPFGQLAAGNKKDSTDTSWSIGDIALHKKWGEGTVLEVSGSGDTQELKINFPEVGLKKLLASVAPIEKKI; encoded by the coding sequence ATGAACGCATTATTGAATGGAATGAATGACCGTCAGGCTGAGGCGGTGCAAACGACAGAAGGCCCCTTGTTAATCATGGCGGGGGCTGGCTCTGGAAAGACTCGTGTTTTGACCCACCGTATTGCTTATTTAATTGATGAAAAAATGGTCAATCCTTGGAATATCTTAGCTATTACCTTTACCAATAAGGCGGCGCGTGAGATGAAGGAGCGTGCCTATAGCCTTAATCCAGCTACTCAGGACTGTCTGATTGCGACCTTTCACTCCATGTGTGTTCGTATCCTACGTCGTGATGCGGATCATATTGGCTACAATCGGAACTTCACCATTGTAGATCCCGGAGAACAGCGAACCCTCATGAAACGCATTCTCAAGCAATTAAACTTAGATCCGAAAAAATGGAATGAACGGACCATTTTGGGGACTATTTCCAATGCTAAGAATGACTTGATTGATGATGTGGCTTATGCTGCCCAAGCTGGTGATATGTACACACAAATCGTGGCTCAATGTTATACAGCCTATCAAAAGGAGCTTCGTCAGTCTGAGTCTGTTGACTTTGATGATTTGATTATGCTGACCTTGCGTCTCTTTGATCAGAATCCTGATGTTTTAACATACTACCAACAAAAATTCCAATATATCCACGTTGATGAATACCAAGATACCAACCATGCCCAGTACCAACTGGTCAAACTCTTAGCTTCACGCTTTAAAAACATCTGTGTGGTCGGTGATGCGGACCAGTCTATCTACGGTTGGCGTGGGGCTGATATGCAGAATATCTTGGATTTTGAGAAAGATTACCCTAACGCCAAGGTGGTTTTATTAGAAGAAAATTACCGTTCAACCAAAACTATTCTTCAAGCAGCAAACGACGTCATCAAAAATAATAAAAATCGCCGCCCCAAGAATCTCTGGACCCAGAATGCTGTTGGGGAGCAGATTATTTACTATCGTGCAAATGACGAACAAGATGAGGCTGTTTTTGTAGCCAAAACCATAGATGAACTTGGTCGTAGCCAAAACTTTCTTCACAAAGACTTTGCAGTTCTTTATCGGACTAATGCGCAATCTCGTACTATTGAGGAGGCCCTCCTCAAGTCCAATATCCCTTATACTATGGTCGGCGGAACCAAGTTCTACAGCCGTAAGGAGATCCGTGATATTATTGCCTACCTCAATCTTATTGCTAATCTGAGTGACAATATCAGTTTTGAGCGCATTATCAACGAACCAAAACGTGGAATTGGCCCAGGAACCGTTGAGAAAATTCGCGACTTTGCAAATATGCAAGACATGTCTATGCTGGATGCTTCAGCCAATATCATGTTGTCTGGCATCAAAGGAAAAGCAGCACAGTCAATTTGGGACTTTGCCAATATGATCTTGGATTTACGAGAAAAACTGGATCAATTAACTATCACCGAGCTGGTGGAGGCTGTTCTAGAAAAAACAGGTTATATCGATATTCTCAATTCCCAAGCGACCTTAGAAAGCAAGGCTCGGGTTGAAAATATCGAAGAGTTCCTATCTGTGACCAAAAACTTTGATGACAACCCTGATAGTCAGGAAGAAGAAACTGGTTTGGACAAACTCAGTCGTTTCTTGAATGACTTGGCTTTGATTGCGGACACGGATTCGGGCAGTCAGGAGACATCTGAGGTGACTTTGATGACACTCCATGCTGCTAAGGGACTCGAGTTCCCAGTTGTCTTTATCATTGGGATGGAGGAAAATGTCTTTCCGCTTAGCCGTGCAGCTGAAGATCCAGATGAACTGGAAGAAGAACGCCGTTTGGCCTATGTCGGTATCACACGAGCAGAAAAGATCCTCTATCTGACCAATGCCAACTCTCGCTTGCTTTTCGGTCGTACAAATTATAACCGTCCAACACGTTTCATCAATGAAATCAGTTCGGACTTGCTCGAGTATCAAGGTTTGGCCCGTCCAGCGAATACTAGCTTTAAAGCCTCTTATAGCAGTGGTGGGATTGCTTTCGGTCAAGGTATGAGCTTAGCTCAGGCCCTTCAAGAACGGAAACGCAATGCTGCACCAAGTTCTATCCAGTCAAGTGGTCTCCCATTTGGACAGTTAGCAGCCGGAAATAAAAAAGATTCGACTGATACAAGTTGGTCTATTGGGGATATTGCTCTCCACAAGAAGTGGGGAGAGGGAACTGTTCTGGAAGTCTCTGGTAGCGGTGATACTCAGGAGTTGAAAATCAATTTCCCAGAAGTGGGTCTGAAAAAACTCCTAGCCAGCGTTGCTCCAATTGAGAAAAAAATCTAA
- a CDS encoding GTP pyrophosphokinase produces the protein MTIEWEDFLDPYIQAVGELKIKLRGIRKQYRKQNKHSPIEFVTGRVKPIESIKEKMARRGITYASLEHDLQDIAGLRVMVQFVDDVKEVVEILRKRQDMRIVQERDYITHRKASGYRSYHVVVEYTVDTINGAKTILAEIQIRTLAMNFWATIEHSLNYKYQGDFPEEIRKRLEITAKIAYQLDEEMGKIRDDIQEAQALFDPLSRKLNDGVGNSDDTDEEYR, from the coding sequence ATGACCATAGAATGGGAAGATTTTTTAGATCCTTACATTCAGGCTGTTGGTGAATTGAAGATTAAACTTCGGGGGATTCGCAAACAGTATCGTAAGCAAAACAAGCATTCTCCGATTGAGTTTGTAACGGGTCGTGTCAAACCGATTGAAAGTATCAAAGAAAAAATGGCTCGTCGAGGAATAACTTATGCAAGTCTAGAACACGATCTGCAAGACATTGCTGGTTTACGTGTCATGGTTCAGTTTGTTGATGACGTTAAAGAGGTAGTTGAGATTCTACGTAAACGCCAAGATATGAGAATCGTTCAGGAACGAGATTATATCACTCATCGTAAGGCTTCGGGCTATCGTTCTTATCACGTGGTTGTCGAATACACGGTTGATACGATCAACGGGGCGAAGACGATTTTGGCGGAGATACAAATACGGACTTTGGCCATGAATTTCTGGGCTACGATTGAACACTCACTCAATTATAAGTATCAGGGTGATTTTCCAGAAGAAATCAGAAAAAGACTGGAAATCACAGCGAAAATAGCCTATCAACTGGATGAAGAAATGGGTAAGATTCGTGATGATATCCAGGAAGCGCAGGCTCTCTTTGATCCATTGAGCAGAAAACTAAACGATGGTGTAGGAAATAGTGACGATACAGATGAAGAATACAGGTAA
- a CDS encoding formate--tetrahydrofolate ligase, with product MKTDIEIAQSIELKPIVDVVEKLGISYDDLELYGKYKAKLSFDKIRAVESNPVGKLILVTAINPTPAGEGKSTITIGLADALNKIGKKTMIAIREPSLGPVMGIKGGAAGGGYAQVLPMEDINLHFTGDMHAITTANNALSALIDNHLHQGNEQGIDQRRILWKRVVDLNDRALRHVTVGLGGPLNGIPREDGFDITVASEIMAILCLATDIEDLKKRLASIVIGYRYDRTPVTVGDLQVEGALALILKDAIKPNLVQTIYGTPAFVHGGPFANIAHGCNSVLATSTALRLADYTVTEAGFGADLGAEKFLDIKTPNLPTSPDAVVIVATLRALKMNGGVAKDALTEENVEAVRSGFANLKRHVENIRKFGIPAVVAINEFVSDTEAEIAALKELCASIDVPVELASVWADGAEGGVTLAETVVKTISENPANYTRLYDNDLSVQEKIEKIVTEIYRGSKVNFEKKAQTQIAQIVQNGWDKLPICMAKTQYSFSDNPNALGAPENFEITIRELVPKLGAGFIVALTGDVMTMPGLPKRPAALNMDVESDGTVLGLF from the coding sequence AATTATATGGAAAGTATAAGGCTAAACTCAGCTTTGATAAAATTCGTGCAGTTGAGAGCAATCCAGTTGGGAAATTGATCTTGGTTACTGCCATCAATCCAACACCAGCAGGTGAAGGGAAATCAACTATTACCATTGGTCTTGCGGATGCTTTGAACAAGATTGGTAAGAAAACGATGATTGCCATCCGCGAACCGTCTCTTGGCCCAGTAATGGGGATTAAGGGTGGTGCAGCCGGTGGTGGTTATGCCCAAGTGTTGCCAATGGAAGACATCAACCTTCACTTTACCGGGGATATGCATGCCATTACAACTGCTAACAACGCTCTTTCTGCCTTGATTGACAACCACTTACACCAAGGAAATGAGCAGGGAATCGACCAACGTCGTATCCTCTGGAAACGTGTAGTAGACTTGAATGACCGTGCCCTTCGTCATGTAACCGTTGGACTTGGTGGTCCTCTAAACGGTATTCCTCGTGAGGATGGTTTTGATATTACAGTTGCTTCAGAAATCATGGCCATTCTTTGCTTGGCGACTGATATTGAAGATTTGAAAAAGCGCTTGGCTAGCATCGTTATTGGCTATCGCTATGACCGTACACCAGTTACTGTTGGTGATTTACAGGTAGAGGGGGCTTTAGCATTGATTTTGAAAGATGCTATCAAACCGAACTTGGTTCAGACAATTTACGGTACACCTGCCTTTGTACACGGTGGTCCTTTTGCCAATATTGCTCATGGATGTAACTCTGTTTTGGCAACAAGCACAGCCCTTCGCTTGGCTGACTATACTGTTACTGAAGCTGGTTTTGGTGCAGACCTTGGTGCTGAGAAATTCCTTGATATCAAGACACCAAACTTGCCAACATCTCCAGATGCAGTTGTCATCGTCGCAACCCTTCGTGCCCTTAAGATGAATGGTGGTGTAGCTAAGGACGCTTTGACAGAGGAAAATGTAGAAGCAGTTCGTTCAGGTTTTGCTAACTTGAAACGCCACGTTGAGAACATCCGTAAGTTCGGTATTCCAGCAGTTGTAGCTATCAATGAATTTGTTTCTGATACAGAGGCTGAAATCGCAGCCTTGAAGGAACTTTGTGCCTCAATCGATGTACCAGTAGAATTGGCTAGTGTCTGGGCTGATGGCGCAGAAGGTGGTGTAACACTTGCCGAAACGGTTGTTAAAACTATCTCTGAAAATCCAGCCAACTACACTCGTCTTTATGACAATGACCTTTCTGTCCAAGAAAAGATTGAAAAGATTGTTACTGAGATCTACCGTGGTAGCAAAGTGAACTTTGAGAAAAAAGCCCAAACGCAAATTGCCCAAATCGTTCAGAATGGTTGGGACAAATTGCCAATCTGTATGGCTAAAACTCAGTACAGTTTCTCAGACAACCCGAATGCACTCGGAGCCCCAGAAAACTTTGAAATTACCATTCGTGAGTTGGTACCGAAATTAGGTGCAGGCTTTATCGTTGCTCTAACTGGTGATGTTATGACTATGCCAGGCCTTCCAAAACGACCAGCAGCTCTCAATATGGATGTTGAAAGTGACGGGACCGTTCTAGGCTTGTTCTAG
- a CDS encoding NAD kinase, producing MKNTGKRVDLIANRKPQSQKVLHELREKLKKQHFILNDTNPDIVISIGGDGMLLSAFHKYENQLDKVRFVGVHTGHLGFYTDYRDFELDQLVTNLLLDTGAKVSYPVLNVKVTLENGEVKIFRALNEASIRRSDRTMVADIIINHVPFERFRGDGVTVSTPTGSTAYNKSLGGAVLHPTIEALQLTEIASLNNRVYRTLGSSIIIPKKDKIELLPTRNDYHTISVDNSVYSFRNIERIEYQIDHHKIHFVATPSHTSFWNRVKDAFIGEVDE from the coding sequence ATGAAGAATACAGGTAAACGAGTTGACCTCATAGCAAATAGAAAACCACAGAGTCAGAAGGTTTTGCATGAGCTAAGGGAAAAACTAAAGAAACAACATTTTATACTGAACGATACCAATCCCGATATCGTCATTTCCATTGGTGGTGACGGGATGCTTTTGTCTGCCTTTCACAAGTATGAGAATCAGTTAGACAAGGTTCGATTTGTAGGTGTTCATACAGGGCATTTGGGTTTTTACACAGATTATCGTGATTTTGAGCTGGATCAATTGGTGACCAATCTTTTACTAGATACTGGAGCCAAAGTTTCTTATCCAGTCTTGAATGTTAAGGTAACGCTTGAAAATGGAGAGGTGAAAATCTTCCGTGCTTTAAATGAAGCGAGTATCCGTCGATCAGACCGCACCATGGTTGCGGATATCATCATTAACCATGTTCCGTTTGAGAGATTTCGTGGAGATGGAGTGACTGTTTCAACGCCGACGGGAAGTACCGCCTACAACAAATCCTTGGGTGGAGCTGTCTTACATCCTACCATTGAAGCCTTGCAGTTGACGGAAATAGCAAGCCTTAATAATAGAGTCTATCGCACTTTGGGATCATCGATCATTATTCCCAAAAAAGATAAGATTGAACTTTTGCCGACACGCAATGATTACCATACGATATCAGTCGATAACAGCGTCTATTCCTTCCGTAATATCGAACGGATAGAGTATCAAATCGACCATCACAAGATTCACTTCGTAGCGACTCCAAGCCACACTAGTTTCTGGAATCGTGTTAAAGATGCCTTCATCGGCGAGGTGGATGAATGA
- a CDS encoding cysteine desulfurase family protein: MIYLDNAATTPMSAVAISEMTKVMQETHGNPSSIHSHGRQAGKLLREARQDLAHLLGTKPQHIFFTSGGTESNNTAIIGYCLRHQERGKHIITTAIEHHSVLETIDYLVQHFGFEATIIQPVNQEITAQQIQEALRDDTILVSTMYANNETGSLLPIAEIGLILKDHPAAYHVDAVQAIGKIPIHPEELGIDFLSASAHKFHGPKGVGFLYASTGDFDSYLHGGDQEQKKRAGTENLAAIVGMVAALKEDLNDQVEHYQKLSALKSTFLEEIAGLDYYLNESNHQLPYVVNIGFPGQKNDLLLLRLDLEGISISTGSACTAGIVQTSHVLEAFYGPNSHRLKESVRISLSPLNTEVELKQLAQTLKNIIGD; this comes from the coding sequence TTGATTTATTTGGACAATGCTGCTACAACTCCTATGTCAGCAGTAGCTATTTCTGAAATGACCAAGGTCATGCAAGAAACTCATGGTAATCCTTCTAGTATTCATAGTCATGGTCGGCAGGCTGGCAAACTCTTGCGAGAAGCTCGTCAAGACTTAGCCCACTTACTAGGAACCAAACCTCAACATATCTTTTTTACATCTGGCGGTACAGAAAGTAACAATACAGCCATTATCGGCTATTGTCTCCGTCATCAAGAACGTGGAAAACATATCATTACTACAGCTATTGAACACCATTCTGTGCTTGAGACTATCGATTATCTGGTTCAACATTTTGGTTTTGAAGCAACTATCATCCAACCAGTAAATCAAGAAATAACTGCCCAGCAAATTCAAGAAGCCTTACGTGACGATACCATCCTCGTTTCCACCATGTATGCTAATAATGAAACAGGTAGCCTCTTACCTATCGCTGAGATTGGACTTATTTTAAAAGATCATCCTGCTGCTTATCATGTAGATGCTGTTCAAGCTATCGGAAAAATTCCTATCCATCCCGAGGAATTAGGAATTGATTTCCTCAGCGCTTCTGCCCACAAATTCCATGGACCAAAAGGAGTGGGCTTTCTTTACGCATCTACTGGAGACTTTGATTCCTATCTTCACGGTGGGGACCAAGAACAAAAAAAACGGGCTGGAACAGAAAATCTCGCTGCCATTGTAGGCATGGTCGCTGCTCTCAAAGAGGATTTAAATGACCAAGTTGAGCATTACCAAAAACTAAGCGCACTTAAATCTACTTTTTTAGAAGAAATTGCAGGTCTCGACTACTATCTCAATGAAAGCAATCACCAACTACCTTATGTTGTCAACATTGGCTTTCCTGGTCAAAAAAATGATTTGCTCTTGCTACGGTTAGACCTTGAAGGAATTTCAATTTCTACCGGTTCAGCTTGTACTGCTGGTATTGTGCAAACCAGTCATGTGCTTGAAGCATTTTATGGACCAAATTCACATCGTTTGAAAGAATCTGTCCGTATCAGTCTCTCTCCTCTTAACACTGAGGTTGAACTGAAACAACTCGCACAAACCTTAAAAAATATTATTGGAGATTAA
- a CDS encoding gamma-glutamyl-gamma-aminobutyrate hydrolase family protein, which yields MKKPVIGITGNEKAHPDDDIMMSYAAKGFVEGVKDAGGIPIILPIGDQEMAAYYISIIDKLILTGGQNVDPKYYGEPKAIDSDDYHLQRDIFELALIKEAIKQKKPIFSVCRGTQLFNVAMGGTLHQDIEDHWQDCSAEYTTQRLVTEPDTILREIYGEISHINSFHHQSIKDLAPNLKVVAHDPKDGIIEAVTTTDGFPYLGVQWHPEFLFENRPKDKTLFDYVVNEL from the coding sequence ATGAAAAAACCAGTTATTGGGATTACAGGAAATGAAAAGGCTCATCCAGATGATGACATCATGATGAGCTATGCAGCAAAGGGCTTTGTTGAAGGAGTCAAGGACGCTGGCGGAATTCCAATCATCCTACCGATTGGTGATCAAGAAATGGCTGCCTATTACATCAGTATCATTGATAAGCTCATCCTAACGGGTGGGCAAAATGTTGATCCAAAATACTATGGTGAACCAAAGGCTATTGATAGTGATGACTACCACCTTCAAAGAGATATTTTTGAACTAGCACTTATCAAAGAAGCGATTAAGCAAAAGAAACCAATTTTCTCTGTTTGCCGTGGTACTCAGCTTTTCAATGTCGCTATGGGAGGTACGCTTCACCAAGATATTGAGGATCATTGGCAGGACTGTTCAGCCGAATACACGACACAACGCCTCGTAACGGAACCTGACACCATTCTCCGAGAGATCTATGGAGAAATCTCCCATATCAACTCCTTCCACCACCAGAGTATTAAAGATCTAGCGCCTAATCTTAAGGTTGTAGCACATGATCCTAAAGATGGAATCATTGAGGCTGTGACAACTACGGATGGCTTTCCTTACCTTGGTGTCCAATGGCATCCAGAATTTCTATTTGAAAATCGCCCCAAAGATAAAACGCTATTTGACTATGTTGTTAACGAACTCTAA
- a CDS encoding ribose-phosphate diphosphokinase: MSDRNNMKLFTLNSNHEIAQKIADTVGVPLGKLSSRQFSDGEIQVNIEESVRGYDVYIIQSTSYPVSNHLMELLIMVDACVRASAHSINVVLPYFGYARQDRIASSREPLTAKLVANMLVKAGVSRVLTLDLHAVQVQGFFDIPVDNLYTVPLFAKHYCDKGLLGSDVVVVSPKNSGVKRARSLAEYLDAPIAIIDYAQDDSDRNEGYIIGDVEGKKAILIDDILNTGRTFSEAAKIVEREGATEIYAVSSHGLFVEGAADLLDATNIKEILVTDSVATKERTPENVCYITASELIGDAIVRIHERKPVSPLFAYNKKK; encoded by the coding sequence ATGTCAGATAGAAACAACATGAAACTTTTCACCCTAAACTCTAACCATGAAATCGCTCAAAAGATTGCGGATACAGTTGGTGTACCTCTCGGGAAATTATCCTCTCGTCAATTTTCTGACGGCGAAATCCAGGTCAACATTGAAGAAAGTGTCCGTGGTTACGACGTCTACATCATCCAGTCAACCAGCTACCCTGTTAGCAACCACTTGATGGAGTTGTTAATCATGGTTGATGCTTGTGTACGTGCAAGTGCTCATAGTATCAACGTTGTCCTTCCTTACTTTGGTTATGCGCGTCAGGATCGTATCGCTTCTTCTCGCGAACCCCTCACTGCGAAACTGGTTGCCAATATGCTTGTCAAAGCTGGTGTAAGCCGTGTTCTAACGCTTGACCTCCACGCTGTTCAGGTCCAAGGTTTCTTTGACATTCCTGTAGACAATCTTTATACTGTTCCTCTATTTGCTAAGCACTACTGTGATAAAGGGCTTCTTGGTTCTGATGTTGTTGTTGTCAGTCCAAAGAACTCTGGTGTTAAACGTGCACGTAGTTTGGCTGAATATCTTGATGCTCCTATCGCTATCATTGACTACGCCCAAGACGATTCTGATCGTAACGAAGGCTATATCATTGGGGATGTTGAAGGCAAAAAGGCTATCTTGATTGACGATATCCTAAATACTGGTCGTACTTTCTCTGAAGCAGCCAAAATCGTTGAACGTGAAGGCGCAACTGAGATTTATGCAGTATCTAGTCACGGTTTATTTGTTGAAGGGGCAGCAGACCTTCTTGACGCTACAAACATCAAAGAAATCCTTGTGACAGACTCAGTAGCGACCAAAGAAAGGACTCCAGAAAATGTATGTTACATTACTGCTAGCGAATTAATCGGAGATGCTATCGTCCGCATCCATGAAAGAAAACCAGTCAGCCCACTCTTTGCTTACAACAAAAAGAAATAA